One Carcharodon carcharias isolate sCarCar2 chromosome 1, sCarCar2.pri, whole genome shotgun sequence DNA window includes the following coding sequences:
- the nansa gene encoding N-acetylneuraminic acid synthase a: protein MPLEFELCPGRLIGGDHPCFIIAEIGQNHQGSIEIAKQMIRMVKECGADCAKFQKSELEHKFNKRALERPYPSKHSWGATYGDHKRYLEFSHEQYRELSKFAQEVGIFFTASGMDEVAVEFLHELNVPFFKVGSSDTNNFPYLEKAAKKGRPMVISSGMQSMQTMREVYKTVKPINTKFCFLQCTSAYPVEPEDTHLRIITEYKKEFPDIPIGYSGHETGIAISIAAVAMGAKVLERHVTMDKTWKGNDHQASLEPSELRELVHSIRTVEKAFGSPIKHMLPCEMACHNKLGKSLVAKVTIPVGTKLTLDMMTVKVAEPKGIEPDDIFKLVGKQVKVHIDADETISDDMIEN, encoded by the exons ATGCCGCTGGAATTCGAGCTGTGCCCCGGGCGGCTGATCGGCGGCGATCATCCGTGTTTCATCATCGCCGAGATCGGCCAGAACCACCAGGGCAGCATCGAGATCGCCAAACAGATGATCCGGATGGTCAAG GAATGTGGGGCAGACTGTGCAAAGTTCCAAAAGAGTGAGTTGGAGCACAAGTTTAACAAGAGAGCTTTAGAAAGGCCTTACCCGTCTAAACACTCGTGGGGAGCCACCTATGGAGATCACAAGCGCTACCTGGAGTTCAGTCACGAGCAGTATAGGGAGCTCTCCAAATTTGCACAAGAAGTTGGTATCTTTTTCACAGCATCTGGCATGGATGAG GTGGCAGTTGAATTTCTTCATGAACTGAATGTGCCTTTCTTCAAAGTTGGCTCTtcagacacaaataacttcccataTTTGGAAAAAGCTGCCAAGAAAG GTCGGCCAATGGTGATCTCTAGTGGAATGCAGAGCATGCAAACAATGAGGGAAGTTTACAAAACTGTGAAACCCATCAATACTAAATTTTGCTTTCTCCAGTGCACCAGTGCATATCCAGTGGAGCCAGAAGACACTCACCTACGTATCATCACG GAATATAAAAAAGAATTTCCAGATATTCCTATTGGATACTCTGGCCATGAAACTGGAATTGCTATAAGCATAGCAGCAGTCGCAATGGGAGCTAAGGTTTTGGAACGTCACGTGACCATGGACAAAACCTGGAAGGGCAACGACCACCAAGCATCTCTGGAGCCCAGTGAGCTACGGGAACTGGTTCACTCCATCCGTACTGTAGAAAAAGCGTTTGGATCTCCCATCAAACACATGCTGCCATGTGAGATGGCCTGCCACAACAAG cTGGGAAAATCATTAGTAGCCAAAGTGACTATTCCAGTAGGAACAAAACTGACCCTGGACATGATGACTGTGAAGGTGGCAGAACCCAAAGGTATTGAGCCAGATGACATCTTTAAACTGGTGGGGAAGCAAGTTAAAGTCCACATAGATGCAGATGAAACAATCTCAGATGACATGATTGAAAATTAA